In Raphanus sativus cultivar WK10039 chromosome 5, ASM80110v3, whole genome shotgun sequence, the following proteins share a genomic window:
- the LOC108858715 gene encoding protein PLANT CADMIUM RESISTANCE 6-like — protein sequence MVVVDHKQSRKELYELHNESWCNEPDLRPDQSPSPRMNNNFNPMFHAQPEPPVYEKQMVETEQKYPNNGGMGGVPVMGIPAQPMYINPGGMGNQPRSNWTSGLCDCMNDVENAIITCSFPFVTFGQIAEVTDEGTTSCGMSGMLYLFICCLFMTPCVYSCTFRAKIRSKFGLPDAPAPDWITHCFCEFCALCQEYRELKNRGLDPSIGWIGNVQRQQQEMMAPPMGQRMI from the exons CCTGATCTCCGACCAGATCAAAGTCCGAGTCCGAGAATGAACAATAATTTCAACCCAATGTTTCATGCACAACCTGAACCACCGGTTTACGAAAAGCAAATGGTTGAAACCGAGCAGAAATACCCCAATAATGGTGGAATGGGCGGAGTACCCGTTATGGGCATACCGGCTCAACCTATGTATATCAATCCAGGTGGAATGGGTAACCAACCAAGATCAAACTGGACTTCAGGGCTTTGTGATTGCATGAACGATGTCGAAAATG CTATCATCACATGCAGCTTCCCATTCGTCACATTCGGGCAAATCGCAGAAGTTACTGATGAAGGCACAACAA GTTGTGGAATGAGTGGAATGTTGTACCTATTTATATGTTGTCTGTTTATGACGCCGTGTGTTTACTCATGCACATTCCGGGCCAAGATCCGAAGTAAATTCGGGTTACCGGATGCTCCAGCTCCAGATTGGATAACCCATTGTTTCTGTGAGTTTTGTGCACTTTGCCAAGAATATCGGGAGCTCAAGAACCGTGGCCTTGATCCTTCCATTG GATGGATTGGGAATGTGCAAAGGCAGCAACAAGAGATGATGGCTCCTCCCATGGGTCAACGGATGATTTga
- the LOC108805247 gene encoding aspartyl protease APCB1, giving the protein MEPPPQQAHAVVIITLPPSHDPSQGKTISAFTLTDHPNPETSQPDHPLRQNLDPGLWLPDLSSAGSPRLVLSLIAISLLAVAFYASVFPDTVQMFRVYDERGDRDRDEEADRRETTSFVFPVYHKLGAAAPRAIPDRKLAEVVVVKSGGILVESIDRELVKVNDAFSAVAAASFDSSTTILPVAGDVFPNGLYFTRILVGSHYFYLDIDTGSDLTWVQCDAPCRSCAKGANQLYTPRKGMLVRSAESLCVEVQKHQATQHCEKNCEQQCDYEIEYADLSSSLGVLTKDEFHINLHNGSVVDLDIVFGCGYDQQGLLLNTLVKTDGILGLSRAKISLPSQLASRGIISNVVGHCLPSDQDGEGYIIMGSDLVPSHGITWVPMLHHSHLEFYQMQVSKMSYGNGMLSFDGRVGKVLFDTGSSYTYFPNKAYSQLVKSLQEVSGIGLTLDESDKTLPICWQTDFRISSLSDVRRFFRPITLQIGSKWWIISRKLVLQPEDYLIISNKGNVCLGILDGSSVHDGSTIILGDVSMRGHLIVYDNVKRRIGWMRSDCVRPRDSDFSVPFVQV; this is encoded by the exons ATGGAGCCGCCGCCACAACAAGCCCATGCCGTAGTCATAATCACTCTCCCACCTTCCCACGACCCTTCCCAAGGCAAAACCATCTCTGCTTTCACCCTCACCGACCACCCAAACCCAGAGACTTCTCAACCCGACCACCCGCTTCGCCAAAACCTGGATCCCGGACTCTGGCTCCCGGATCTCTCCTCCGCGGGCTCCCCGAGACTAGTCCTCAGCCTCATCGCCATCTCCCTCCTCGCGGTCGCTTTCTACGCCTCTGTTTTCCCCGACACCGTTCagatgtttagggtttacgacGAGAGGGGGGATCGTGATCGCGACGAAGAAGCTGATCGCCgcgaaacgacgtcgtttgtTTTCCCCGTGTACCACAAACTGGGCGCGGCGGCGCCGCGAGCGATCCCTGACCGGAAGTTAGCGGAGGTTGTTGTAGTAAAAAGTGGAGGAATCCTTGTGGAGTCGATCGATCGAGAGCTGGTCAAAGTCAACGATGCTTTTTCCGCAGTCGCTGCTGCTTCTTTTGACTCCTCCACCACCATTCTTCCCGTTGCTGGAGATGTCTTTCCTAATGG GCTCTATTTCACACGGATTCTAGTTGGAAGCCACTACTTCTATCTTGACATTGATACTGGAAGTGACTTGACTTGGGTCCAGTGTGACGCTCCTTGTAGGAGTTGCGCTAAG GGAGCAAATCAGCTATATACACCAAGAAAAGGTATGTTAGTGAGATCCGCGGAGTCCTTATGTGTAGAAGTTCAAAAGCATCAAGCGACACAACATTGTGAGAAGAACTGTGAGCAGCAATGTGACTACGAGATCGAGTATGCTGATCTTAGCTCTTCCCTTGGAGTTCTCACCAAAGATGAGTTTCATATCAATCTCCACAACGGATCAGTTGTCGACTTGGATATTGTTTTCGG GTGTGGATATGATCAGCAAGGGCTACTGTTGAACACTCTGGTAAAAACAGACGGGATCCTTGGTCTAAGCAGAGCTAAAATTAGCTTGCCTTCTCAACTTGCAAGCCGAGGCATCATCAGCAATGTGGTTGGCCACTGCCTTCCCTCTGATCAAGACGGTGAAGGGTATATCATAATGGGAAGTGATTTGGTTCCCTCACACGGAATCACATGGGTTCCTATGCTTCACCATTCTCACTT GGAATTTTATCAGATGCAAGTTTCAAAGATGAGCTACGGGAATGGTATGCTTAGCTTTGATGGAAGAGTAGGGAAAGTCTTATTTGACACTGGAAGCTCTTATACATACTTCCCTAACAAGGCTTACTCCCAGCTGGTCAAATCA CTTCAAGAAGTTTCTGGGATAGGATTAACACTTGACGAATCAGACAAAACACTGCCTATCTGTTGGCAAACTGACTTCCGGATCAG TTCCTTGTCGGATGTTAGACGGTTCTTTAGACCAATAACTCTGCAAATAGGGAGCAAATGGTGGATCATATCAAGAAAACTTGTGCTTCAGCCAGAGGATTACTTGATCATAAGC AACAAAGGAAATGTATGTCTTGGGATACTAGATGGAAGCAGTGTTCATGATGGATCCACCATTATTCTTGGAG aCGTGTCGATGCGTGGACACCTGATCGTGTACGACAATGTGAAGCGGAGAATCGGATGGATGAGATCAGACTGCGTTCGGCCTCGTGATTCTGATTTCAGTGTACCTTTCGTTCAAGTCTGA
- the LOC108861186 gene encoding zinc finger protein CONSTANS-LIKE 8 isoform X1, with protein sequence MTSHTNTKIMIPEHQEDVKRPRDCELCLNKHAVWYCASDDAFLCHVCDESVHRANQVATKHERVCLKTNEISNGVLQGTTRNPVWHSWFRRKARTPRVRCEKKLQEKVDDEKRREDPRVPEIGGETNEEDEDLTSLVPEFQGFMEMEFFLSNHDGSEETMRQFNVDHETDAMEDLCYIEEEGKTNGDEAYHEQSLMSCKNEYDINPTLVITKTEENAKQRNMLLRLNYENVIAAWDKQESPRTATWNQNELNNTSNFQLVPPGIEEKKVSNRSEREARVWRYRDKRKNRLFEKRIRYEVRKVNADKRPRMKGRFVRRSFTNDS encoded by the exons ATGACAAGTCACACGAATACAA AAATTATGATTCCAGAGCATCAAGAAGATGTCAAGAGGCCACGAGACTGTGAACTGTGTCTGAACAAACACGCGGTTTGGTATTGTGCTTCCGACGATGCTTTCTTGTGCCATGTTTGTGACGAATCAGTGCATCGTGCAAACCAAGTGGCGACAAAACACGAGAGAGTTTGTCttaaaacaaatgagatatctaATGGCGTGCTTCAAGGAACAACACGAAATCCGGTTTGGCACAGCTGGTTCAGAAGAAAAGCAAGAACACCTAGAGTCCGTTGCGAGAAAAAGCTACAAGAGAAGGTGGATgatgagaaaagaagagaagaccCTCGTGTTCCCGAGATTGGAGGCGAAACcaatgaagaagatgaggatCTAACTTCTCTAGTGCCAGAGTTTCAGGGATTCATGGAGATGGAATTCTTCTTGAGCAACCATGATGGTTCTGAAGAAACAATGAGACAATTCAACGTTGACCATGAAACTGATGCAATGGAAGATCTATGTTACATTGAAGAAGAGGGTAAGACAAATGGAGACGAAGCATATCATGAACAATCTTTGATGAGCTGCAAGAATGAGTACGACATTAATCCCACCCTGGTTATAACAAAGACAGAAGAAAATGCAAAGCAGAGGAACATGTTACTTAGACTTAATTACGAAAATGTTATAGCAGCATGGGATAAACAAGAATCTCCAAGAACAGCAACATGGAACCAAAATGAGCTTAACAACACTAGTAACTTCCAGCTAGTTCCTCCA GGGATAGAGGAGAAGAAAGTAAGCAATAGAAGTGAGAGAGAAGCAAGAGTATGGAGGTACAGAGATAAACGCAAGAATCGTTTGTTTGAGAAGAGGATAAGGTACGAAGTTAGAAAGGTTAACGCAGACAAAAGGCCGAGGATGAAAGGTCGATTTGTCCGGAGATCTTTTACCAACGACTCCTAG
- the LOC108861186 gene encoding zinc finger protein CONSTANS-LIKE 8 isoform X2, producing the protein MIPEHQEDVKRPRDCELCLNKHAVWYCASDDAFLCHVCDESVHRANQVATKHERVCLKTNEISNGVLQGTTRNPVWHSWFRRKARTPRVRCEKKLQEKVDDEKRREDPRVPEIGGETNEEDEDLTSLVPEFQGFMEMEFFLSNHDGSEETMRQFNVDHETDAMEDLCYIEEEGKTNGDEAYHEQSLMSCKNEYDINPTLVITKTEENAKQRNMLLRLNYENVIAAWDKQESPRTATWNQNELNNTSNFQLVPPGIEEKKVSNRSEREARVWRYRDKRKNRLFEKRIRYEVRKVNADKRPRMKGRFVRRSFTNDS; encoded by the exons ATGATTCCAGAGCATCAAGAAGATGTCAAGAGGCCACGAGACTGTGAACTGTGTCTGAACAAACACGCGGTTTGGTATTGTGCTTCCGACGATGCTTTCTTGTGCCATGTTTGTGACGAATCAGTGCATCGTGCAAACCAAGTGGCGACAAAACACGAGAGAGTTTGTCttaaaacaaatgagatatctaATGGCGTGCTTCAAGGAACAACACGAAATCCGGTTTGGCACAGCTGGTTCAGAAGAAAAGCAAGAACACCTAGAGTCCGTTGCGAGAAAAAGCTACAAGAGAAGGTGGATgatgagaaaagaagagaagaccCTCGTGTTCCCGAGATTGGAGGCGAAACcaatgaagaagatgaggatCTAACTTCTCTAGTGCCAGAGTTTCAGGGATTCATGGAGATGGAATTCTTCTTGAGCAACCATGATGGTTCTGAAGAAACAATGAGACAATTCAACGTTGACCATGAAACTGATGCAATGGAAGATCTATGTTACATTGAAGAAGAGGGTAAGACAAATGGAGACGAAGCATATCATGAACAATCTTTGATGAGCTGCAAGAATGAGTACGACATTAATCCCACCCTGGTTATAACAAAGACAGAAGAAAATGCAAAGCAGAGGAACATGTTACTTAGACTTAATTACGAAAATGTTATAGCAGCATGGGATAAACAAGAATCTCCAAGAACAGCAACATGGAACCAAAATGAGCTTAACAACACTAGTAACTTCCAGCTAGTTCCTCCA GGGATAGAGGAGAAGAAAGTAAGCAATAGAAGTGAGAGAGAAGCAAGAGTATGGAGGTACAGAGATAAACGCAAGAATCGTTTGTTTGAGAAGAGGATAAGGTACGAAGTTAGAAAGGTTAACGCAGACAAAAGGCCGAGGATGAAAGGTCGATTTGTCCGGAGATCTTTTACCAACGACTCCTAG
- the LOC108859616 gene encoding uncharacterized protein LOC108859616, translating to MSINPMDLLRKPTKQKHRKFHRLRKEASFAGIKKEKKNMAPTKKGKKSNSAASTTAKPTADNTSSFPSCLRLLTPSSVAITIHAKPGSKSASITDVSDDAVGVQIDAPARDGEANAALLEYMSSVLGVKRRQVSLGSGSKSRDKVVIVEDMTQQRVFQALSEASTKKPT from the exons ATGTCCATAAACCCAATGGACCTTCTGAGAAAGCCTACGAAACAAAAACACAGAAAATTCCACCGATTAAGAAAGGAAGCCTCCTTCGCcggaataaagaaagaaaaaaaaaacatggctCCGACGAAGAAAGGAAAGAAGAGCAATTCGGCCGCATCAACGACGGCAAAACCCACCGCCGATAACACATCGAGCTTTCCGTCATGTTTGCGCCTCCTTACGCCTTCCTCCGTCGCCATCACCATCCACGCGAAGCCTGGTTCCAAATCTGCCTCCATCACCG ATGTGAGCGACGATGCGGTGGGCGTTCAGATCGATGCTCCGGCTAGGGATGGTGAGGCTAACGCTGCACTTCTCGAGTACATGAGCTCc GTGTTGGGGGTGAAAAGGAGACAAGTTTCATTGGGTTCAGGATCCAAGTCTCGAGATAAAGTTGTGATTGTCGAGGATATGACCCAACAAAGAGTCTTCCAAGCTTTGTCTGAAGCATCAACAAAAAAACCTACCTAA
- the LOC108858716 gene encoding putative two-component response regulator ARR19, with amino-acid sequence MSEGNRTDDGDRTLFKQQETSQISSFLNEFPASTNVLVVEPNFVTLLKMKKLMSKYGYQVTIYADAESALAFLRNREHEINLVIWDFHMPGTNGIQALKIICTEMDLPVLIMSDDDRTTSVMEAMVHGACYYVTKPVRKEVLANIWQHIVRKRMMPKLSVIPPVQLDGVHNQDSFKQDKDDPMPVDQGNSEQNINMIGENLPIQSDSVQSDGLDQDNNDSRTTSPYNGGQNIDGEERRQLKKRMEWTRDLEEKFHKAIDDLGGAKKANPKRLLKRLEEMNVKGLTRRIVCSHLQKYRLSLQGKQTTQPMQEFRWSRACTNSPLLDWNNVHSATSSLINGGASYPPARKQYQNGYMAVNNNNTASSSLMTGRATYPVQDNQYQNGYMEVNNNNTALLSLMSGRATYPVQDNQYQNGYMEVNNNHAASPSLMNGRATYPVHENQYQNGYMEVNNNLAASSSNGRATYPVQDNQYQNGYLGVNNNQVMTNTMPRLPYDLDHDHHLQKQKLEQQHMLSNQLKPENASSSDIEEDRGLTYTVPRLPYDLSHGNHLQQQQEHQLPHRWNNVMSNNEPELASGNGVTGPEGVDPSLPYDPNELFINGYNYNQ; translated from the exons ATGTCGGAGGGAAATAGAACCGATGATGGCGACAGAACTCTCTTTAAGCAGCAAGAAACTTCTCAAATCAGCTCTTTTCTCAACGAATTTCCGGCGAGTACTAATGTTCTTGTTGTCGAACCCAATTTTGTAACTTTACTTAAGATGAAAAAACTCATGAGCAAATATGGCTATCAAG TGACGATTTATGCGGATGCAGAATCAGCTCTCGCGTTTCTGAGAAACCGTGAACATGAGATTAATCTCGTGATCTGGGATTTTCATATGCCTGGAACTAATGGAATCCAAGCTCTCAAAATCATTTGTACAGAGATGGATCTGCCTGTCCTAA TTATGTCTGATGATGACCGAACAACATCGGTGATGGAAGCAATGGTTCATGGTGCATGCTACTATGTTACGAAACCAGTTAGAAAGGAGGTCTTAGCCAATATATGGCAACACATTGTACGTAAAAGGATGATGCCTAAATTAAGTGTAATTCCACCGGTTCAATTAGATGGGGTTCATAATCAAGACAGTTTCAAGCAAGACAAAGATGACCCCATGCCCGTGGACCAAGGTAATAGtgaacaaaatatcaatatgaTAGGAGAAAATCTACCAATCCAATCAGATTCGGTTCAGAGTGACGGTTTAGACCAAGACAACAACGATTCACGGACCACAAGCCCATACAACGGTGGACAAAACATTgatggagaagaaagaagacaaCTGAAGAAACGGATGGAGTGGACTAGAGATCTTGAAGAGAAATTTCACAAAGCCATCGATGATCTTGGTGGTGCAAAAA AAGCTAATCCCAAGCGACTTCTCAAAAGGCTGGAAGAAATGAATGTCAAAGGGCTCACTAGAAGAATTGTGTGTAGTCATCTTCAG AAATATCGTCTTAGTCTTCAGGGAAAACAAACCACTCAACCGATGCAAGAGTTTCGTTGGTCCCGTGCATGTACAAATTCACCTCTCTTAGATTGGAACAATGTTCACAGTGCAACATCGTCCCTTATAAATGGTGGAGCCTCTTATCCCCCGGCCCGGAAGCAATATCAAAATGGCTACATGGCagtgaacaacaacaacactgcATCATCGTCCCTTATGACTGGTCGAGCCACTTACCCGGTCCAGGACAATCAGTATCAAAATGGCTACATGGAagtgaacaacaacaacactgcATTATTGTCCCTTATGAGTGGTCGAGCCACTTACCCGGTCCAGGACAACCAGTATCAAAATGGCTACATGGAAGTGAACAACAACCACGCTGCATCACCGTCCCTTATGAATGGTCGAGCTACTTACCCAGTCCATGAAAATCAGTATCAAAATGGCTACATGGAAGTGAACAACAACCTCGCGGCATCATCGTCCAATGGTCGAGCTACTTACCCGGTCCAGGACAATCAGTATCAAAATGGCTACTTGGGAGTGAACAACAACCAGGTCATGACCAATACTATGCCTCGTTTGCCATATGATCTTGACCATGATCACCATTTGCAGAAGCAGAAGCTTGAACAACAACATATGCTTTCTAATCAATTGAAGCCTGAAAATGCTTCCAGCAGCGATATAGAAGAGGATCGGGGACTGACGTATACTGTGCCTCGTTTGCCCTATGATCTCAGCCATGGGAACCATCTCCAGCAGCAACAAGAACATCAGCTTCCTCATCGATGGAATAACGTTATGAGTAACAATGAACCGGAACTAGCTTCCGGCAATGGTGTAACGGGCCCCGAGGGGGTTGATCCAAGTTTACCGTATGACCCAAACGAGCTCTTTATCAACGGGTATAATTACAATCAGTAG